CGCAAACAAATGTAGCGATCGCACAGGTAAATCATAGCGATTCTGAATGCGCCCGCAATTTTTTCAACCTCTCATACTTGCTACAATCAATCGAACCTCTATACCCAGCTTTACGCGGAATTGATGAGCCAGGACAGGTTTCTTTAGGAGAAAATATTCAAGACTATGACTTACTTTATTTAACAGGCCAGCAAGCACTATCTTTTAACAGTATTGAATTTGAATCTCTGAGAAATTATGTAAATTCTGGTGGGATACTTTTAGTTGATGCGCCCCAAAATGCTCAACCACTAATTGAAAGTACCCACGCCTTAGCCCAGCAACTAGAAAATCCTCTTAGACCTTTAGAAGAGTTACAAAGAAGCCATCCTTTAAGAACCAAACCTTTTTTATTTGCTGCTTTGCCAATTATCAATCAACAGTTAATTCGGCTATTAATTGGCGGCGGAATCATTTTAGTAATTGGCGATCTAGCTACGGCTTGGGGACTAGATAGAGAATTAACTTTACCCCGACTAACTATTAGAACAGCGCAGGAACTAGGGATTAATATTCTGCATTATGCTTGGAAGCGGCGACAGTTTATCGGTTTGCAACAAGAAGATAACTCCGGTAAGTGGTAGCTAATTCAAATATTATCTTTAATGCCAAGACCGATAAAATGTAGTATCTTGCCATATCCCAGCAGTCTGCTGTTCAATTGCTGCGATTTGCCGATCGTTTAGAGGTTGGTAAGCAACAGCGGCTTGTACATTCTCTTCTAACTGTTGCACACTATCAGCCGGAATTATGCAACAATGAACCCCTGACTGAGACAAAGTATATCCTAAAGCTTGCTGGATATTTTGCAAACCACCTATTTGAAATAACTTGCCATAAGCAGGAACTTTCATGGCAATTACGCCTAAGTTTTGTTGCTTTGCTAATGGTAAAATTGCCGTAATAAATGAATCTGGATGATGATTTTCTACAGCATTGATTGGGATAAGTGTTGTATGAAATGGAAAGCGGCGTAGTCCTTCTGCTATTACTTTTGTGTCGTGATGTCCGGTAATACCTGCAAACCGGACAATTTTTTGCTGCATCGCTTCTTCTAAAGCTTTAATTGCACCAGAAGCACTAAATATAGTATCAAGTTCTTCAACAAAAGAAACGTGATGTAGTTGCCATAAATCTAGATAATCTGTATTCAGACGTTTCAGCGAACTCTCTAGTTCTCGCCATGCTCCATCTCTATCCCTTTTATCCGTTTTACTTGCTAAGAAAATCTTGGCACGATACGGTGGTAATACTTTTCCTAAATGAATTTCACTTGCTCCATAACTTCGAGCAGTATCAAAGTAACGAATACCAAGTGCGATCGCTCTTTCAATAATCGCCAGAGCTTCTCGTTCTTTCTCTGGCTTATCTATTGGCGTGTTTGTACCTGCACCCCCCAACCCTAAAATCGGGACTTTTACTCCTGTGCGTCCTAAAACTCGTTCTGGCATTGTAGCTGATGGTGTTCCCACAGTATTAGTTGTTAAAGCATCAGCACTGACAATGCTGCTAGCGACAGCAACACCAGTAAGCAAGAAATTCCGCCTTGTTTTTCTGCCTTTCATTGCTTAATTAATACCCTAAATCGGACAAATGCTAAAAATTCTATTTACATAAACTTCAGCAACACTAACGACAAAGATAATCAAAAGTAAATATTTTAATGTACATAAAAAAGCTTTTAAAACTTGCGCATATTTTTACTAACAGGGTCAAAACCTAAAGGTAATTTAGTGCTTTCATCGTAGTAAGCTCCACTTAAATCGGCTCCATATAACTTGGCAAAATTCAGCTTGGCTCCTCGTAAATTTGCTTCATTGAGCTTGACACCACTTAAATTTGCTCTAGTTAAGTTGGCTTTTGCAAGATTAGTTCTACTCAAGTCCGCTCCCCATAATTTAGCTTTAGCCAAATTAGCTCCACTCAAGTCTGCTCCCCATAAATTGATTCCTGGTAAGTCGGCTCCAATCAACTTGGCTTTCGTTAAGTTGGCTGCGGGAAAATATCTCTCTCCTCCAGCGTAACGTCGGATCAATTCTTCTGCGTCCATGCGTCCTTCACCTTATTCAGTAAACAAGAAGTAATCTCTTCCCATTCCTGGTTGAGTCCTCCGGAGAACTCTGGCTGATTGCTACGTCGATACCAATAACGCGCATTACTCAAATCGCCTTCTTTGCGGTGCAAATAAGCATGAACCCAAGCGCTGTCAGCATCGCTGGCATTTTGCACTATTTCATGAGCTTTGTCCCAATTACCTTTTTTGTCATAAAACAGCGCTTGTAGGGCTTTTGGCATTTCATGACATGAAAGCTGCTTTTCGATTAACTGCTGAAATTCAGCTAAAGTCACCATTGCTACTTACACAGTCTCAACTCTCTACTTTTAAGATACTGCGTAGTTTAAGGGTAATGAAGATTAATTCCAATTATCTTGTTGATGCCTCTATTCAACAGGTTCGCATTTATGTTTTTCTACAAATAGAAACATAAATCTTAGTAGCCTGAACAGTAATTTTTCTGCTCAGTGAATTGCATATTTCTATTCTCGCGACCACTGTCTGAAGAAATATTTGTGGTCAAGAAAGTTAACTTTAATGCTGAAGAAAGAGGATTAATGCATGGTTCAAGTCAAAATTTACGGCATACGGGATTATCTCAACCCCATTAAACAACAGCTTTCGGATGTAATTCATAGTTGTGTAATGGAAGCATTACAATATCCTGCAAATAAACGGGCACATCGCTTTTTTCCCTTGGACAAGTCAGACTTTTTCTACCCCTCTGGGCGCACTGACCGTTATACCATTATCGAGTTTAGTATGATTGAAGGGCGGAGTATAGCAGCAAAAAAACAATTGATGCGGCTGTTATTTGAGCGATCGCTTTCTGTTGGTATCACTTCGCAAGATTTAGAAATTACAATTTTCGAGAACCCCAAGCATAATTGGGGTTTTCGCGGACTACCGGGCGATGAACATGAACTTAACTATAAAGTTGAGGTTTAGCAAAATTTTGGATATGCGTAGCAGCCCCTGCGCTTGAGAGGTTGTTGTATCTGGAAGCAGCCAAAAATATGGAGGCTATTCTTCCAGATACCTTCTTTTATCACTTCATATCGTAACCAAACAAATTTGGGTCAACTTCACCTAATTGCAAATCTGCTAAACCATACTCCGCCCAACGTCTCTCAACCATCGCCGCTACATCTGGATCTGACTCTAGTGGTGCGCCCCATTCATGGTCGATTTCTGGGGGAATTTTAGTAGTAGCATCAATTCCCATCCGCCCGCCTAAACCAATTTTCTCGCTGGCAAAATCTAAAGTATCAAAGGGTGTGTTCGGCAAAATAAACACATCTCTTGTGGGATCGACTTTAGAACTAATCGCCCAGACAACTTGGCGCGGATCGCGAATATTGATGTCTTTATCGACCACAATCACAAACTTGGTGTAAGTAAATTGTGGTAAAGCACTCCAAAATGCTAAAGCTGCGCGTCGTGCTTGTCCGGGATATGCTTTATCAATGGAAATAATTGCGGCTTTGTAACTCAAAGCTTCCATTGGTAGGAAAAAATCGACAATTTCAGAGACTTGTTGCCGCAGAATTGGGGTATAAATCCGATTGAGTGCGATCGCCATCATCGCTTCTTCTTTGGGTGGACGACCGCTAAATGTTGTTAAGTAAATCGGATTTTTGCGGTGTGTCATACACCCAAAGCGAATTAATGGAGAATCCTCGACACCGCCGTAGTAACCCATGTGGTCGCCAAAAGGCCCGTCTGGTAAAACTTCTCCTGGTGTAATTGTCCCTTCTAAAACAAATTCCGCATCTGCGGGAACTTCTAAATCTACGGTTTTGCACTTTGCTAACTGCACCCCAGAACCACCGTACAGTCCAGCAAACAACCATTCTGATAAATCTACAGGTATGGGTGTAGCCGCCGCCATGATAATTAAGGGGTCTACACCAAGTGCGATCGCAATTTCTAATTTCTGACCGCGTTCTGCGGCTTTGCGTAAATGTCTCGCCCCACCCCGCACTGATAACCAATGCACGGTCATTGTATTTTTTGATTGTAGTTGCAAGCGATACACGCCCACATTGGGAATACCTGTCTCGCAATCCTTTGTAATTACTAGCCCTAGAGTAATAATTTTCCCAGCATCACCCACATAAGGACGTATCAACGGCAACTTATTTAAATCTAAGTCTTCTCCTTGAACTACCACTTGCTGACAGGCGGGGAAAAAGTCTCTTCCTGGTTTAGCTTTCACTACATCAAACAGTACTTTCCCAAAATCTATCGCTTGGGAAATCTTCTTTGGTGGCTTTGGTTGTTGCAGCATACTCAGCTTTTTACCCAGAGTTTCCAACTCTTCTGGATGCTGCATATTCATCGCCCAGCATATCCTTTCCACAGTTCCCATCAAATTCACCGCCACCGGGAAGGATGCGCCTTTAACATTTTCAAACAATAACCCCGGCCCGCCTTGTTGCAGCATCCGGTTAGAAATCTCAGCAATTTCTAAATCTGGGTCAACTAAAGCGGAAATTCGCTTTAATTGTCCCCTTTCTTCCAGAAGTTTGATAAATCCCCGCAAATCTCTCGCCATTGTTTTAGTAAAGCTGAATAATTAAGAACTGTGAAGCGCTCTCTTATATTATTAGCTATTCTTTGCTGCTTGTTTATAGTCGCGATCGCCACTGCGGAAATTCGTTGCGTTCCTCTGTCCGTCTGCGGTTGGGTCGTAGTTAACTACAACTTAACCTATTGCTTTACTTTTCTTAACTCTTGATGAGGCACAATTTAGTTACCCTAAATAGGGATAAAGCATTATTTATTACAAATAAGCGCTAACCCGATCAAACATGGCCAGAATATACGACACTTCCCTGGCAGGCGGATCTAGAAATTAACCTCTGCTGGGTTTATCTATTTTTCGCTTTACTTGTGCTGGAGAACACATGAAATTCCAGTACCTGCTAATCAATGCGAAAGTCCGGTTACGAACATTTGTAAATTGGCGATCGCAACCGCAAATCCATAAACCTAAGCAATATGACGATAAGTACTCACAGGTAATCCAGTCTGTTGCTTCACATCAATTAAGGATTTGTATTCACCTCTTTGTCTTTCTGCTACGATTTTTTGTGCGATCGCAGATGTCTCTAAAATATAAATCCTGAAATATATGGCTAATTATGTGCATTTTTATGCAAATCTGTAGCTTTTAAAAGTAGTAATTTAAATATTTATCATTTTCATTTTTATAAATTGGATAATATATATCAAATTAACTTTCTTTAACATAATGTTGCATTTTGCAAATATCTGCAACATTGCTCAAACAGCTATTTTTGGATATTGATTTTATTTAGAATAAATAAGAAAACATTGACCGATTAAGTATATTTAATTACAATTGATTGTAAAGAGTAGCCTATAATTTGGCAAATAGAAACAGCAATAATCAAAGAATTGGGATAAAACTTATGAACGCTAGAATTGTTGCTTTATTAGCAATTATGACAGCTGTTGCAAGCTTAGTAAGCCCTGTTCAAGCACAGTCATCAGAAGCCTCAAGCCAAAATCCAGAAAAATATTCCCTAACTGGTAATTCTTTGACTGGAATTGATAATCGCAATTCTCAGCAAGATTTTAATAGCTTTTTTGAGCAAAACAACCCTGTAATTGTTCCTACTACAAATAGGGTAAACACTAACATTTCCAAAGATTTGCAGCTGCAACAATCGCTGTCAGCACCTAACAGTTCTGTTTACTTTGTACCTGTTCAGTCTTTTAATGGCAATGACGGAACCCAAGTACAGTTTGATTTGGGCAATAGTAAATAGTTAGGGTCATTGGTCATTTGTCATTTGTCATAAGTTATTTTCCTCCTTGTTTCCCCCTTCCCCTGCTTCCTCATCTTCCTTATCCTAATTGTCCCTCTGCTTTCTGTCTCTAAGATAAGCAAAATCTTTGAACAGCCTCAATTAATTGGTCAATTTCTGATTCTAAAGTAAAATAATGGACGCAGGCGCGGACGCAATCGGGATCGCGAATTTGCCGAATAAATAATCTTTCTGACTCTAAAAATTGCACTAACTTTAAAGTAGTTTGGGGTTGTTGGTTAGTCAGTTGAAACGAGACTAAACCGCTTTCGGGGGGAGAAGTCCGCAAACATTTCACATTCGGTAAAGCCGCCAACTGTCGCCATAGGTATTCACTGTGGCGACAAATTTTTTGATAGCGTTCCTCTGGAGTTCCCCATTGCTGATGAATGGCGATCGCTTCTTTTAAACCCACGTACAATGGATAATCTGATGTCCCGACTTCGTAACGTTGTCCGTCGGGATTCCAATCTATAGGTTTGCCGCGATCGTCTAAGATGACACTACGCCAACCAACAAATGTCGGCTTTAAGCTAGCTTGTGCTTCCGGTCGCACATATAAACCACCCACACCAGCCGGGCCGCATAGCCACTTATGACCTGTGAAAGCATAGAAATCTACCCCCAATTCAGTTAAATTTAAAGGCATTGCGCCAACCGATTGGGCTGCATCTACTAAAAGTAGAGAATTATTATTCCTACAGACTTCAGCAATTTTCTTTAAAGGTAAAAGTTGACCTGTGTTCCAAAGGATGTGGCTTAAAGCTACTAAGCGGGTATTAGGGCTTAAATGCTGGGCGATAACTTCTACAGGATCGCCTGTATTTAAAGTATCCATCAGAGGACAAGTACTAACTTCCACACCAAATCTGCGGCTGATTTCTTGCGCGATCGCAATTATCCCTTGATGTTCGCAATCAGAAAGCAGTATACGATCGCCAGCTTGCCATTCAATACCCCACATGGCAATATTGCAACCAACAGTCACATTTTCTGTCAGGGTTATCGTGCTTGGTGGTACATTCAACTCAGATGCGATCGCTTCTTTTGTCGCTTTCACATTTAATCCTATCCAACGACCCACCTCATTACCAAAAGGGCCTAGTTGTTGAATATGAGTTTGAGTTTGAGCGATCGCATCCATTGCCCCTTGAGCCATCGGGCCTTGACCGCCATAATTAAAATATGCCTTATTCGCTAAGGCGGGAAACTGCTCTCGATAGCTATCTAAACTCTTGTGTGTGGTAGAAAGACTGGTCATAGTAATTTTGAGATTAAACTGGCAAAAATAGTGCTTTATACTTTGAAATTAAAGATTTTGAATTATTTTCCATTATTTCACCCAAGCCCAAGGCACGATCGTGATTTGCCTTACTCCCATAAAGTACTAATTCTTGCTAGCTTAAAGGAATGTTAATTAGTGCCGATCTGTTACTGCAATATCAACGCTGTAAGCGCCGACCTTTTTTAGATAGTTACGGCGATAAAAACCAGCGAGATACTCCCAATGAGTTGCTGCTAAAACTACAACAGGACAAAATTGCTTATCAAAAGAGTATTTTGGCTAATTTGTCTTACCATCAGCCTGATTATTCTAGAAGAGACTGGGAAGCGGGACAAGCAGCAACTTTAGAATTGATGCAGCGTGGGGTTGAGTATATTCGTCATGGAATCTTGTCAGTTAGTTACGACGATTGGGTAAACATAGAAGGTGAAAATTTTTCTACCTCACCAGATTATCAAAAATATACCTTACTCAGCCGTCCAGATTTACTTGTGAAACAGCCAGGACAATCTCGTTTTGGAGATTGGATATATGTACCAGCAAATCTGGAAATGGGTAAGCGTCCCAAGCAAGAATATCAAGTAGGAGTTGCATATCACGCGCAGATCTTGGCGATTATTCAGGAAGCTGCACCTCCAACAGGTTTGCTGAAATTGCGTACCAGAGAAACTACTTATGCAGTAGATTTACTGAAGTGGACGCCACAAATGCAGCTGATTTTATCAGAGTTAATTCAAGCTTTAGAGTCACCTGATGCCGCAGAAGTATTTATTGCCCGGCAAAAATGCAATCTTTGTCACTGGTATAGTCAATGTTATGCGATCGCTCAATCGGAAAAACACCTTTCTCTGTTACCAGGCGTCACACCAATTCGTTACAGTCAACTCCAAGCACTGTCACTGACTACACTAGAATCTCTTGCTAGCACCAGCCCCAGCATACTGGAAAATTTACCTGGTTTTGATACTCAAGTCGCACACAAACTAGTAATACAAGCTCAATCTGTACTCCAAAATCGTCCGTTTATCTTACCTTATCCCCCACCAATAGAAACTATTACCTTTACGGCTCCCATCGAAATTTATTTTGATATTGAAGCTCAACCAGACTTGAACTTAGATTATCTCTTAGGAATTTTGGTAGTTAACAGACAAACCAACACAGAACAGTTTTATTCCCTGCTAGCAGAAACACCAGAAGACGAAGAATTAGTTTGGCAACAATTTCTAGATATAGTTTGGCAATATCCCGAAGCGCCAATTTATCATTTTTGTGCCTACGAATTTGATACAGTCAAACGTCTGGCAAGACTGTACCAAACTCCATATTCTTCAGTACGCCCTGTACTAAATCGATTTGTCGATGTATACGAACAATTAATTCAAAGCGTTGCCTTACCTATAGAAAGCTATGCGCTAAAAGCGATCGCTCGTTGGTTGGGGTTTGAATGGCGCGACAAAGAAGCTAGTGGTGCTAAGTGTATTTACTGGTATGACTTGTGGCTAGAAACAGGCGATCGCACTTTATTGGAGGTAATTCAACGCTACAACGAAGACGATTGCCGTGCCACTCGCAAAGTTAAAGACTGGCTCGTACAATTTTTTCAGGAAGAATATTATTTGCGGCCTGCTTAGTAAGAGTCAAGAGTCTATAGTCAAAAAATCATCCTTTACCCAGCACATATATGTGCCATAGCTTGGGCATGATAATGTGTTTGGTGACTTTGAGAAATTAGCGATCGCTATCCATGCAGTCCATCAAAAAACTCTTGACTTGGCCAAGAATTATTTATCTGATTATCCCCATACTAATTATCAGCTTTTTATGGAGCAATTTAGCATCGGGTGTTGTCACAGTTAGCGAAATAAAGTTCATCGGACAAGCCACTCTTCCCAAAGGATTAACATTCCAAAAAACTTCCGTGGGAGGTTTGTCTGGAATCACTTACGACCCTAAAAACGACCTTTATTATGCTATTTCTGATGACCGTAGCGAAAAAGCTCCCGCCCGTTTCTACATACTTAAAATTGACCTCAGTCAAGGCGCGCTGAAAAATGGTGGTGTTGTACCTGTTGGTGTCACCACGTTGTTAAATGAAAGTGGTGAAAAGTTTGCTCCCGGTACCAGCGATACAGAAGGAATTGCTTTAACTAGTAAAAAAACT
The genomic region above belongs to Calothrix sp. NIES-2098 and contains:
- a CDS encoding 4-oxalocrotonate tautomerase, which translates into the protein MVQVKIYGIRDYLNPIKQQLSDVIHSCVMEALQYPANKRAHRFFPLDKSDFFYPSGRTDRYTIIEFSMIEGRSIAAKKQLMRLLFERSLSVGITSQDLEITIFENPKHNWGFRGLPGDEHELNYKVEV
- a CDS encoding UbiD family decarboxylase yields the protein MARDLRGFIKLLEERGQLKRISALVDPDLEIAEISNRMLQQGGPGLLFENVKGASFPVAVNLMGTVERICWAMNMQHPEELETLGKKLSMLQQPKPPKKISQAIDFGKVLFDVVKAKPGRDFFPACQQVVVQGEDLDLNKLPLIRPYVGDAGKIITLGLVITKDCETGIPNVGVYRLQLQSKNTMTVHWLSVRGGARHLRKAAERGQKLEIAIALGVDPLIIMAAATPIPVDLSEWLFAGLYGGSGVQLAKCKTVDLEVPADAEFVLEGTITPGEVLPDGPFGDHMGYYGGVEDSPLIRFGCMTHRKNPIYLTTFSGRPPKEEAMMAIALNRIYTPILRQQVSEIVDFFLPMEALSYKAAIISIDKAYPGQARRAALAFWSALPQFTYTKFVIVVDKDINIRDPRQVVWAISSKVDPTRDVFILPNTPFDTLDFASEKIGLGGRMGIDATTKIPPEIDHEWGAPLESDPDVAAMVERRWAEYGLADLQLGEVDPNLFGYDMK
- a CDS encoding class V aminotransferase, which translates into the protein MTSLSTTHKSLDSYREQFPALANKAYFNYGGQGPMAQGAMDAIAQTQTHIQQLGPFGNEVGRWIGLNVKATKEAIASELNVPPSTITLTENVTVGCNIAMWGIEWQAGDRILLSDCEHQGIIAIAQEISRRFGVEVSTCPLMDTLNTGDPVEVIAQHLSPNTRLVALSHILWNTGQLLPLKKIAEVCRNNNSLLLVDAAQSVGAMPLNLTELGVDFYAFTGHKWLCGPAGVGGLYVRPEAQASLKPTFVGWRSVILDDRGKPIDWNPDGQRYEVGTSDYPLYVGLKEAIAIHQQWGTPEERYQKICRHSEYLWRQLAALPNVKCLRTSPPESGLVSFQLTNQQPQTTLKLVQFLESERLFIRQIRDPDCVRACVHYFTLESEIDQLIEAVQRFCLS